The following is a genomic window from Amycolatopsis australiensis.
CCAGCAGCACCTTCTGCTGGTTGCCGCCGGAAAGGTTGCCCACCAGCGCCTCGGGGTCGGCGGGCCGGATGTCGAGCGCCTTGATGTACTTCTCGGCGATCTCGTCCTGGCGGCGGCGCGACAGCGGACGCGCCCAGCCGCGGGACGCCTGGAGCGCCAGCACGATGTTCTCGCGCACGGTCAGCTCTTCGACCAGTCCCTCGGACTTGCGGTTCTCCGACAGGAACGCGATCCGGTGGTCGAGCCCGGCGCGCGGGGTGCGCAGGGCGGTGGCCTGCCCGTCGATCCGGACCGACCCGCTGTCGGCGTGGTCGGCGCCGAAGAGCAGCCGGGCGAGCTCGGTGCGCCCGGAGCCGAGCAGCCCGGCCAGGCCGACGACCTCGCCGGCGTGGATGGCGAGGTCGAACGGCTCGACACCGCCCTTGCGGCCGAGGTTCTCGGCGGCCAGCAGCACCGGCGCGCCGGCGACCTCGGCCCGGCTGGGCCCGGAGTCCTCCAGGTCCTCCAGGACCTGCAGCTCCTTGCCGATCATCCGGGTGACCAGCTCGACCGGGGTGATGTCGGCGGTGCGGTACTCGCCGATCAGTTTCCCGTTGCGCAGCACGGTCATCCGGTCGGCGACGGCGAAGACCTGGTCGATGAAGTGGGAGACGAACAGGATCGCCATGCCCTCGTCGCGCAGGGACCGCACGACTTTCAGCAGCTGCTCGACTTCGCCGGTGTCCAAACTGGAGGTCGGTTCGTCCAGCACCAGCACGCGCGCGTCGACGTCGAGCGCGCGGGCGATCGCGACCAGCTGCTGCACGGCGATCGAGCAGCTGCCGAGCTCGGCCGAGACGTCGACGTGGACGTCGAGCCGGGCGAGGAGCTCCTCGGCCCGCCGCCGCATCGGCCCCCACTGGATGCGGCCGAAGCGGCGGGGTTCGCGGCCGAGGCAGACGTTCTCCGCCACGGACAGGTTCGGGCAGAGGTTGACTTCCTGGTAGACCGTGCTGATGCCGGCCTGCTGGGCCGAGCCGGGCCCGCTGAAGGCGACCGGCTCGCCGTTCAGCTCGATCGTGCCCGCGTCCACCCCGTAGACGCCGGTCAGCACCTTGATGAGGGTGGATTTCCCGGCGCCGTTCTCGCCCATCAGGGCGTGCACCTCGCCGGGGAACATCCGGAACGCGACGTCGTCCAGGGCGAGGACGCCGGGGAACTGCTTGCGGATACCGCTCATCCGCACCATGGGCTGCGGTTCAGGCATTGCGTGCTCCGGGGTGGGCGCGGGGGTCGTGAGCGGGAAACAGTGTTCTGACCCGGTTTCCCACGCACGACCCACGGGCGATGGTCAGTACTGGCGCTGCGGCAGGGCGGCCTTGGCCGACGCCTGGTCGAACTCGGTTTCCTTGGTCTCGATGCGGGCGGGCACCTGCTCGCCCGCGGCGACCTTCTTGACCAGGTCCATCAGCTGCGGGCCGAGCAGCGGGTTGCACTCGACGACGTGGTTGATCTTGCCGTCGGCCAGTGCCTGCAGCGCGTCGTGGACGCCGTCGACCGAGACGATCTTGATGTCCTTGCCCGGGACCTTGCCCGCGGCTTCGATGGCCTCGATGGCGCCGAGGGCCATGTCGTCGTTGTGCGCGTACAGGACGTCGATCTTGGGCTGGGACTTCAGGAAGGCCTCCATGACCTCCTTGCCCTTGGCGCGGGTGAACTCACCGGTCTGCGACGCGACGATCTTGTACTTCGGGTCCGCCGCGATGACGTCCGCGAAGCCCTTCTTGCGGTCGTTGGCCGGGGCCGAGCCGGTGGTGCCCTGCAGCTCGACGATGTTGACCTGGCCGGTGGCGCTCGCGAACTCCTTGGTCAGCCACTCCCCCGCCTTCTTGCCTTCGGCGACGAAGTCCGAGCCGAGGAAGGTCTTGTACAGCGACTTGTCCGGCGAGTCGATCGCCCGGTCGGTGAGGATGACCGGGATGTTGGCGTTCTTCGCCTCCTTGAGCACGGTGTCCCAGCCGGACTCGACCACCGGCGAGAAGGCGATCACCTTGACCTTCTGCTGGATGTAGGAGCGGATCGCGGAGATCTGGTTCTCCTGCTTCTGCTGCGCGTCGGAGAACTTCAGCTCGATCCCCGCGGCCTTGGCCGAGTCCTGGATCGACTTGGTGTTCGCCGTCCGCCACCCGCTTTCGGCGCCCACCTGGGCGAAGCCGAGCGTGATCGCCCCGCCGGAGCCGCCGGAGGAACCCCCGCTCCCACAGGCGGTGAGCAGCACCAGTCCGGCCGCCGCGGCCGCCGCGGCGGCCCATCGCTTCTTCAGCACGTTCACTCCTCGATCGACGGTGATCAAATTTGTTAGCGTTAACATTCGGAGCTGGTCTTCCGGGTTCGCGCGCGTGCGTCCCGCTAACGCGGGCCGGTGCTCTCCCGCACGATCAGCTCGGGCACGACCAGGGCGCGCGCGTGCCGGTCGCCCCCGTCCATGCGCCCGGCCAGCAGGCCGAACGTGCGCCTGCCGACTTCGATGAAGTCCTGGCGCACCGTGGTCAGCGGCGGCGTGAAGTACGCCGCCTCGGGTACGTCGTCGAAGCCCGCGACGCGCACGTCCCGCGGCACCGAGATGCCGGCTTCGGCGAACGCGCGCAGCAGGCCGAGCGCCATCTGGTCGTTGCCGGCGAAGACGGCGTCCAGGTCCTGCTGCTTGGCGAAGGATCGCCCCGCCTCGTAGCCGGAGCGCGAGCTCCAGTCGCCGCGGATCACCGGCGGCACGTTCGCGCCGTGGCGTTCCAGGGTTTCCCGCCAGCCCGCCTCCCGGTCGCGGGCTTCCAGCCAGTCCTCGGGCCCGGCGACGTGCCAGACGGTCCGGTGCCCCAGCGCCAGGAGGTGCTCGGTGGCGCGGCGGGCGCCGTCGCGCTGGTCGACGGAGATGACCGGGACCGGCGCGGTCTCCCCGCCGCCGACCGCCACGACCGGGAAGTCCGCGGGTGCGGCCTCCAGTGCGCGGCCCGCGCTGACGTGCGGGGCGATGACGATGATGCCTTCGACGGCCTGGCGGCGCAGGTTCTCCACCGCGTCGGCGATCGAAGACCGGCCCGGACGGCTGACGCTGGAGATCGTGATCGCGTACCCGGCTTCGCGGGCGGCGTTCTCGATGCCGTACAGCGTGCTGGCGGGACCGTACAGATTGGACTCGAGCGCGACGACGCCGAGCGTGCCGGTCCGCCCGGTGACCAGCGCGCGGGCCGCAGAGTTGGGGCGGTAGCCCAGTTCCTCGATGGCGGCGAGCACCCGGGCGCGGGTCTCGGGACGCACCGGGCCGGTCCCGTTGATCACCCGGGAGACGGTCATGTGGGACACGCCGGCCACGCCGGCGACGTCGGTCAGGCTGGGCTGCCGCGTACCGGCCGCGGTCACCCTGACGGGGCCGCCGGAGCGGGGTCGTTCGGCCACCGGCATCCCCTTTCGCACACCTCGTCGTGGTCCACGTCACCTGTTCCGGTGACGGCGAGGAGTCAGTGTTAGCGATAACACCCCCGCGGTCAAGTCCGGCTCGCGTAACGGTCTAGTCACGTGAGCCGGACGGCCCGCGACGGCCGCCAGCACGGCCCGACCTGCGGGAAAGGCCGTGAGTTATTCACCGGCTGCCGCAGGCGGCGGTGTTCAAGGGGCATGTTCGCCGGTTCCGAAGCAGCGTTACCACACGTCGGCGGCGGCCCGTCACAGGGCCAGCGACGCCGCCACCGGCAGGTGGTCACTCGCCGTCGCCGGCAACGTCCACGCCGCCACGGGCCGCACCCCCGCGACGAAGATCTGGTCGATCCGCGCCAGCGGCAGCGCGGCGGGCCAGCTGAACCCGAACCCGTCCCCGGCCGCTTCCTGCACGGACCGCATCCGCGCGGTGATCGGGCCCAGCGCGCGGTCGTCGGCCGTGCCGTTGAAGTCGCCCACGAGCACCGTCCGCGGCGACGGCGTGGCGGCCAGCTCACCGGCGAGCAGGCCGATCGCCTCGTCGCGGCCGTCGGCCGTGAAGCCCCCGTCGAGCCGGACGCGCACCGAAGGCAGGTGCGCCACGAACAGCGCCACCGGGCCCTTCGGAGTGTCCACTGTGGTCCGCAGCGCGCGGGTCCACGGCATGATCTCCAGCGGTTCGGTGCCGTGGAGCGGGAACGTGCTCCACACCCCGACCGTGCCGCGTACCACGTGGTGCGGATACCCCGCCGCCAAGGCGTCTTCGTACTTCGGCACCTCGGGCTTCTTCAGCTCCTCCAGGGCGATCACCTGCGCGCCGGTGGCGGCCAGTGCGCGCGCGGTGCCCGCCGGGTCCGGGTTCTCGTCGTTGACGTTGTGCGAAACGACCGTGAAGTCGCCGCCGTCCGCGGTCCGGTCGAACAGCCTGCCACCGAAGAACCCGCCCCACACCAGTGCCGGCAGCAGCAGCGAAACGAGGGCGAGCGCCGAGCGCCGGATCAGGGCCGCCACGAACAACGGGACCAGGAGCAGCCCGGTCCACGGCAGGAACGTTTCCAGCAGGCTGCCCGCGTTGCCCACGGCGTTGGGCACCAGGGAGTGCGCGAGCAGGAGCACCGCCGTCAGCGCGGAAAACACCGCGACGACCCGGCCGCGGCGCCAGGATCCGCGGTCCGGCACGGATTTCGGGGCGAGCGTCACGGTCATCGCGTCGCCGCCGGCAGTTCACGCTGGATCCCGGCGATGAGCTTCTCGCTGTTCTCCAGCGCCGCCCGCAAACCGGCGCCCGGGCTGCCGCCGGGATTCTGGTGCAGGACGACACCGAGGATCAGCGCGCCGCCGCGGGCCTGCGCGGCCCACATCAGGGCGCCGCCGGCCGCGGTCGACGAACCGGTCTTCAGCCCGATCACGCCGTGGCGGCCGAGGAGGGTGTTCGTGTTGACGACCGTGCCCGGCACGCCGTCGACGCGCAGCGACGGGGTGGCCACGATCGCGCGGATCACGTCGTTCTTCATCACTTCGCGCGCCAGCCGGAGCTGGTCGGTGGCGGTGCTGGTGGTCGAGTCCTCGACGCCGCTCGCGCCGGTGTAGGTGGTGCTGGTCATGCCGAGCGCCGCGGCCTCGCGGTTCATCTTCGCGACGAACGCCTCCTGGCTGCCGGCGTCCCAGCGCGCGAGCAGGCGGGCGACGTTGTTGCCGGACGGGACGAGCATCAGCGCCAGCAGGTCCCGTTCGCTGATCCGCTGCCCGGCGCGCAGCGGCACGGTCGACTCGTCCGGGGCCGCCGCCTCGGTTTCGGCCTGCTCGTCGACGACGATCCGCGGGCCTGCTTCGCCGCCGGCGAGCGGGTGGTCCTTGAGCACCACGTAGGCGGTCATCACCTTCGTGACGCTGGCGATCGGCACCGGCTCCTGCTCCCCGCGGCTGCCGAGCGAGCCGAGCCCGAGCACCTCGGCGCTGGCCTGGCCTTCGGCGGGCCACGGCAGCGGCAGGTCGACGGACGGCCGGGCGGGGCTCGCGGTCCCGTCGACCGACGGCGGGAAGACGACCCAGCAGGCCACGGCGAGGGCCACCGCGACGACGGCGGCCACCCCGCCCGCGACGGGTGGGATGCGGGTACGGACCATGCTCTCCTCCGGGTGCCGGGTGCGCTGCGGCTGCGCACACCGGACACTGTGTCCGGGGAAGATCGCCGGTCCGTCGGCGTTGTTCGACAGGTCTGCACCGGAAATGTCGCGATTTCGTCCCGGCGCGGCGGGCTACGCGACCGGAGGATGTGCGCCGGGTACCCGATGGTCCGGACCACCGGGTACTTCCGGGCGCCTCACGCCGAGCGCTGGATGCAGTCGAGGGCGAGGCCCAGCGGCGTGGCGAGGTACTGGCAGATGTGCGACGCGTGGGCCGCGTCGGTCTGGGTGCACGCGATCGGCACCCCGAGCAGGTCGACCGCGCAGTAGGCGTAGAACTGCGTCGAGCTGCCCGGAACCGGGTCGGCCGAGGCCGGGACAGCCGTGGCGACGGCGGCGACGGTCGCGAGCGCGGCCGCGGCGGCGGCGATGCGGATCTTCCTCATGGTGTCCTCCTCTCGGTTTCCCCTGGTGACAGGGGTTGACGATGATCAAGATTCCCCGTCGCGCACCCGTTCAGCTCCCGGTCACCGGAAAGTGTGGCGTTCACATACGTGGCCACCGTTCAGCGCATTGACGCAGGTCAGGGCGGTGGCCTATAACAAGGAGGTCCGGGTGTACGCCGCAACACCTCCGCTGTCGCCTTTTCCGGAGGCCATCGGTGTCCCCACGCAATCCGCTCCGGCGCGCGCTCTTCCGCGTCGCCGTCACCGTTTCCGCCGCTGCCGCGAGCTTCGGCTTCACCGTCGCCACCGGCGACGTCGTCACCGTCTCGACGGCCGCCCAGCTGCAGAGCGCGCTCGCCAACGCGGTGCCCGGCCGGACGATCCAGCTCGCCGCCGGGACCTACCGCGGCTCGTTCGGCACGACGAAGGCCGGCACCGCCGACCGGCCGATCACGCTGTCCGGGCCCGCGGACGCCGTCCTGGTCAACGACGGGCCGTCCGGCGACGCCCCCGACTGCCCGGTGCCCACCGCAGGCTGGGATCCGGGCTACGGCCTGTGGCTCTTCGGCGCGCCGTACTGGCACTTGACCGGTTTCACCGTGCGGGACTCGAAGAAGGGCATCGTCGTGGACGCTTCGCCGCACACGGTCATCGACGGCGTGACCGTCGACCACGTCGACGAAGAGGCGATCCACTTCCGCCGTTCGTCGGCCGACAGCGTGCTCGAGAACTCGTCGATCAGCTACACCGGGCTGGTCCAGCCGGGCTACGGCGAAGGCGTCTACCTCGGCTCGGCGAACTCCAACTGGGGCTGCCACGGCAACTCCGGCGGCGCCGACCGCGGCGACCGGATCCAGGTGCTGCACAACCACATCGGGCCGTTCGTCGCGGCCGAGGCGATCGACGTCAAGGAAGGCACCTTCGCCGGCGTGATCCGCGGCAACACCTTCGACGGCCGCGGCATCTCCGGTGAGAACTCGGCCGACTCCTGGATCGACGTCAAGGGCATCGGCTACACGATCGAAGACAACACCGGCACGTTCGCCGCGCCGGGCACGTTCGCCAACGGCTACGAGAACCACAACCCGAGCACGACCCCGTCGTTCGGCAACGGCTGCGGCAATGTCTGGCGCGGCAACAAGTCCGACCTCGGCGGCGTCGGCGCCTACGCGATCAAGATCAGCTCGGTGTCGAAGTGCGCGGCGAACCCCAACGTGGTGTACGCGTCCAACACGGTGACGAACGCCAGGTCGGGCCTGACCAACATCCCGGTGACGCCGTGAGGCGGCCCGGGCGTCAGGGCACGATGGAGTCGACGTACCCGCCGTCGACCCGCACCGCCGCGCCCGTGGTCGCCGAGGCGAACGGGGAACTCAGGTACACCACCAGGTGCGCGATCTCCTCGGGCTCGATCAGCCGCTGCAGCAGCGACTGCGGCCGGTGCTTCCGCATGAACTCGCGCTGCGCCTCCGCCCACGGCAGGTCCCGGTCCACCAGCTCGTAGACGAAATCCTCGACGCCACCGGTGTGCGTCGGCCCGGCGATGACGGCGTTCACCGTCACGCCGGTGCCGGCCGCGTGCTTGGCGAACCCGCGCGAGACCCCGAGCAGCGCCGTCTTCGACACTCCGTAGTGGATCATCTCGGCCGGGATCACGACCGCCGAGTCGCTGGCGATGTACTGGATCCGGCCCCAGCCGCGGTCGGCCATGCCGGGCAGGTAGGCGCGGGTCAGCCGCACCGCGGCGAGGACGTTGACTTCGAAGTAGCGCCGCCATTCGGCGTCGGTGATGGCAAGCGGCTCGCGGGCGCCGAAGATGCCGAGGTTGTTGACGAGGATGTCGGCGTCGGGCACCTCTTCGACGACCTGGGCGGCGCCGGCCTCGTCGGAGACGTCGCCGGGCGCGGGCAGGAAGTCGGCGTCCGGCAGATCCTGCGCGAGCCTCGCGATGGCGGTGCGGACGCCGGTGTCGCTGCGGCCGTTGATCGCGACCCGCGCGCCGGCGGCCGCGAGCCCGGCCGCGATGGCCGCGCCGATCCCCTGCGTGGACCCGGTGACCAGGGCCGTCTTGCCGCTCAGGTCGACCCGCATGGTGAAAGCCCTTTCTCGCGCCGGCGGCTGCCTCCGGCCGATTCAAGCACAGCCGTCCGGCGCGCACCGGCTGGAAATCCGGTTGCCGCCGCGACCCGGCCGGCGACACCATCGGCGCATGATCGCACCCCGCACCCCGCTCCTGCCGACCGTCGCCGCGACCACCGCGCCGGTCCGGCAGCAGCCAGGGCGTCCGCGGGGCTCGGGCGCCACGGCACCGTGACCGGCGCGCTGCTCGCCGGCCTGGTGGCCGGCTACGGCATCGCCATCCCGGTCGGCGCCGTCGGGGCCTACCTCGTCGCGCTCACCGCCCGCACGTCGCTGCGGACCGGCTTGGCGGCGGCGTTGGGTGTCGCCACGGCCGACGGCGTGTATGCGCTGGTCGCGGTGCTCGGCGGTGCGGCGGCCGCGGGCGTGGTGGCCCCCGTCGCCGTCCCGTTGCGCCTGGTCTCGGCGGGGATCCTCGTGCTGCTGGCCGTCCGCGGCGCGGTGTCGGCGTTGCGTTCCCACCGCGACGCCACGGCCCGGCCGGTGACCCCGCTCCCGCCCGGACGCGCCTATGCCGGCTTGCTCGGCGTGACGCTGGTGAACCCGGCGACGGTCGTCTACTTCGCCGCCCTGGTCGTCGGCGGCCGCGCGGGCGCGGCGGTGTCGGTGCCCGAGCAGGCCGCGTTCGTGCTCGCCGCGTTCACCGCGTCGGCGAGCTGGCAAGCGCTCCTGGCCGGCGGCGGCGCCCTCCTCGGCCGCGTCCTCACCGGACCGCGCGGCCGCCTGGTGACGACGCTGCTGTCGAGCGCGGTGATCACCGCCATCGCCGTCCGGCTCGTCCTGTCCTGAACGGAACCCATTGTGCTGTAACGGTTTGTCCGGTTCCGGGCGCACGCGAGGAGACGTCCCGGCGGCCGGTTCCGGCCTAACCTGAGCCCGACGCGGACGGGAGGCGGCCATGACCATGCCGATGGCGACGACGTCGGGCTGGGACGTCGCGGGAGCGGTGCTGCTGGTGCTGTGGGCCCTCGCGATGTGGGCGGCGGTCGCCGTCCTGGCGTACGCGGCCCGCGGGCCGGTGCGGCCGTGGGTGTACCGCGGCTCGGCCGCGGTGATCGGCCTCGGCGTGCTCGGCCAGCTCGGGCACGTCCAGGAGCACATCGCCCAGGCCGGGTACTGGCTCGGTCACCCGAACTCCCCGGCCTGGATGACGCCGTGGGGCACCGGCCTGGCGAACGGCCTGCAGCTGGCCCTGCCCGGCCGTCCGACGTTCGGGATGGAGCTGCTGCACCTCACCGGCAACTTCATCTTCCTCGCCGGGCTGGCCGGGGTCATGGTGATCACCCGCCACGCCGTGCGGACGCGGGCCCGGCGCTGGGCGCGGATGGGCGTCTGGATGCAGGGCCTGCACGGGCTCGAGCACCTGGTCCTGACGCTGTCGGTGGCGTTCGGGTCGCGTGCGGTCGGGCTGTCGACGTTCTTCGGCCTGGTCGGCCCGGGCCCGGGCCTGACGACCTACCGCGTGTGGTGGCACTTCGTCGCGAACGTCGTCGGCTCGGTCGTCTTCGGCCTGGCGCTGTACCACCTGTGGCGGGAGCGCCGGGAGGTCCGGGCGACGTTCGTCGTCCGGACCGTCCCGGAGATCACCCGGCGGGCGGCGTAGCGCAGGTCAGCGTCGGCAGCGCCCAGTCCGCGTGGTCGTTGCCGTTGCCGTCGCCGCCGTCGGAGACCAGCAGGTCCAGCACCTGGGCGCCGGTGACGTCGACGTCGATCGGCACGGCCGCCTGGCCGCCCCGGACCACGGGAGTCGTCACCTTGGTCGTGCCGTCCGCCGAGACGCTGAAGCTGACACTGCCGCCGGTGCCGGTCTCGCCGTCGACGCCGACCGAAGCCGTGAGGCGCGTGCAGGCGGCCGCCAGGTAGAGCTGGACGTCGCT
Proteins encoded in this region:
- a CDS encoding sugar ABC transporter ATP-binding protein, encoding MVRMSGIRKQFPGVLALDDVAFRMFPGEVHALMGENGAGKSTLIKVLTGVYGVDAGTIELNGEPVAFSGPGSAQQAGISTVYQEVNLCPNLSVAENVCLGREPRRFGRIQWGPMRRRAEELLARLDVHVDVSAELGSCSIAVQQLVAIARALDVDARVLVLDEPTSSLDTGEVEQLLKVVRSLRDEGMAILFVSHFIDQVFAVADRMTVLRNGKLIGEYRTADITPVELVTRMIGKELQVLEDLEDSGPSRAEVAGAPVLLAAENLGRKGGVEPFDLAIHAGEVVGLAGLLGSGRTELARLLFGADHADSGSVRIDGQATALRTPRAGLDHRIAFLSENRKSEGLVEELTVRENIVLALQASRGWARPLSRRRQDEIAEKYIKALDIRPADPEALVGNLSGGNQQKVLLARWLITEPRLLILDEPTRGIDIGAKTEIQRLVTQLSGEGMAVLFISAELEEVLRLSHRVVVLRDRKVVAERDNQGLTADDVMATMAEGVQA
- a CDS encoding ABC transporter substrate-binding protein; the protein is MLTLTNLITVDRGVNVLKKRWAAAAAAAAGLVLLTACGSGGSSGGSGGAITLGFAQVGAESGWRTANTKSIQDSAKAAGIELKFSDAQQKQENQISAIRSYIQQKVKVIAFSPVVESGWDTVLKEAKNANIPVILTDRAIDSPDKSLYKTFLGSDFVAEGKKAGEWLTKEFASATGQVNIVELQGTTGSAPANDRKKGFADVIAADPKYKIVASQTGEFTRAKGKEVMEAFLKSQPKIDVLYAHNDDMALGAIEAIEAAGKVPGKDIKIVSVDGVHDALQALADGKINHVVECNPLLGPQLMDLVKKVAAGEQVPARIETKETEFDQASAKAALPQRQY
- a CDS encoding LacI family DNA-binding transcriptional regulator, with product MAERPRSGGPVRVTAAGTRQPSLTDVAGVAGVSHMTVSRVINGTGPVRPETRARVLAAIEELGYRPNSAARALVTGRTGTLGVVALESNLYGPASTLYGIENAAREAGYAITISSVSRPGRSSIADAVENLRRQAVEGIIVIAPHVSAGRALEAAPADFPVVAVGGGETAPVPVISVDQRDGARRATEHLLALGHRTVWHVAGPEDWLEARDREAGWRETLERHGANVPPVIRGDWSSRSGYEAGRSFAKQQDLDAVFAGNDQMALGLLRAFAEAGISVPRDVRVAGFDDVPEAAYFTPPLTTVRQDFIEVGRRTFGLLAGRMDGGDRHARALVVPELIVRESTGPR
- a CDS encoding endonuclease/exonuclease/phosphatase family protein; translation: MTVTLAPKSVPDRGSWRRGRVVAVFSALTAVLLLAHSLVPNAVGNAGSLLETFLPWTGLLLVPLFVAALIRRSALALVSLLLPALVWGGFFGGRLFDRTADGGDFTVVSHNVNDENPDPAGTARALAATGAQVIALEELKKPEVPKYEDALAAGYPHHVVRGTVGVWSTFPLHGTEPLEIMPWTRALRTTVDTPKGPVALFVAHLPSVRVRLDGGFTADGRDEAIGLLAGELAATPSPRTVLVGDFNGTADDRALGPITARMRSVQEAAGDGFGFSWPAALPLARIDQIFVAGVRPVAAWTLPATASDHLPVAASLAL
- a CDS encoding D-alanyl-D-alanine carboxypeptidase family protein, producing MVRTRIPPVAGGVAAVVAVALAVACWVVFPPSVDGTASPARPSVDLPLPWPAEGQASAEVLGLGSLGSRGEQEPVPIASVTKVMTAYVVLKDHPLAGGEAGPRIVVDEQAETEAAAPDESTVPLRAGQRISERDLLALMLVPSGNNVARLLARWDAGSQEAFVAKMNREAAALGMTSTTYTGASGVEDSTTSTATDQLRLAREVMKNDVIRAIVATPSLRVDGVPGTVVNTNTLLGRHGVIGLKTGSSTAAGGALMWAAQARGGALILGVVLHQNPGGSPGAGLRAALENSEKLIAGIQRELPAATR
- a CDS encoding right-handed parallel beta-helix repeat-containing protein, giving the protein MSPRNPLRRALFRVAVTVSAAAASFGFTVATGDVVTVSTAAQLQSALANAVPGRTIQLAAGTYRGSFGTTKAGTADRPITLSGPADAVLVNDGPSGDAPDCPVPTAGWDPGYGLWLFGAPYWHLTGFTVRDSKKGIVVDASPHTVIDGVTVDHVDEEAIHFRRSSADSVLENSSISYTGLVQPGYGEGVYLGSANSNWGCHGNSGGADRGDRIQVLHNHIGPFVAAEAIDVKEGTFAGVIRGNTFDGRGISGENSADSWIDVKGIGYTIEDNTGTFAAPGTFANGYENHNPSTTPSFGNGCGNVWRGNKSDLGGVGAYAIKISSVSKCAANPNVVYASNTVTNARSGLTNIPVTP
- a CDS encoding SDR family NAD(P)-dependent oxidoreductase, producing MRVDLSGKTALVTGSTQGIGAAIAAGLAAAGARVAINGRSDTGVRTAIARLAQDLPDADFLPAPGDVSDEAGAAQVVEEVPDADILVNNLGIFGAREPLAITDAEWRRYFEVNVLAAVRLTRAYLPGMADRGWGRIQYIASDSAVVIPAEMIHYGVSKTALLGVSRGFAKHAAGTGVTVNAVIAGPTHTGGVEDFVYELVDRDLPWAEAQREFMRKHRPQSLLQRLIEPEEIAHLVVYLSSPFASATTGAAVRVDGGYVDSIVP
- a CDS encoding LysE/ArgO family amino acid transporter; amino-acid sequence: MTGALLAGLVAGYGIAIPVGAVGAYLVALTARTSLRTGLAAALGVATADGVYALVAVLGGAAAAGVVAPVAVPLRLVSAGILVLLAVRGAVSALRSHRDATARPVTPLPPGRAYAGLLGVTLVNPATVVYFAALVVGGRAGAAVSVPEQAAFVLAAFTASASWQALLAGGGALLGRVLTGPRGRLVTTLLSSAVITAIAVRLVLS
- a CDS encoding DUF6008 family protein, with product MTMPMATTSGWDVAGAVLLVLWALAMWAAVAVLAYAARGPVRPWVYRGSAAVIGLGVLGQLGHVQEHIAQAGYWLGHPNSPAWMTPWGTGLANGLQLALPGRPTFGMELLHLTGNFIFLAGLAGVMVITRHAVRTRARRWARMGVWMQGLHGLEHLVLTLSVAFGSRAVGLSTFFGLVGPGPGLTTYRVWWHFVANVVGSVVFGLALYHLWRERREVRATFVVRTVPEITRRAA